The following are from one region of the Oncorhynchus masou masou isolate Uvic2021 chromosome 24, UVic_Omas_1.1, whole genome shotgun sequence genome:
- the LOC135512578 gene encoding MOB kinase activator 3C-like isoform X2, translating into MALCLGQVFSKDKTFRPRKRFEPGTQRFELYKKAQASLKSGLDLRKVVQLPEGENINDWIAVHVVDFFNRINLIYGTVSEFCTERTCPIMSGGLRYEYRWQDGDDYKKPTKLPALKYMNLLMDWIETNINNENIFPTRVFLSLRTSSRCVRRS; encoded by the exons ATGGCGCTCTGTCTCGGACAAGTCTTCAGCAAAGACAAAACGTTTAGGCCTCGGAAGCGCTTTGAGCCTGGCACACAGCGGTTTGAGCTGTACAAGAAGGCCCAGGCCTCTCTGAAGTCAGGCCTGGACCTGAGGAAAGTGGTCCAGCTTCCCGAAGGAGAGAACATCAACGACTGGATCGCCGTGCACGTGGTGGACTTCTTCAACCGGATCAACCTGATCTACGGCACGGTCAGCGAGTTCTGCACCGAGCGCACCTGCCCCATCATGTCGGGGGGCCTGCGCTACGAGTACCGGTGGCAGGATGGAGACGACTACAAGAAGCCCACCAAGCTGCCCGCCTTGAAGTACATGAACCTTCTGATGGACTGGATAGAGACGAACATCAACAACGAGAACATCTTCCCCACGAGA GTGTTCCTTTCCCTAAGAACTTCCAGCAGGTGTGTAAGAAGATCCTGA
- the LOC135512578 gene encoding MOB kinase activator 3C-like isoform X1 produces the protein MALCLGQVFSKDKTFRPRKRFEPGTQRFELYKKAQASLKSGLDLRKVVQLPEGENINDWIAVHVVDFFNRINLIYGTVSEFCTERTCPIMSGGLRYEYRWQDGDDYKKPTKLPALKYMNLLMDWIETNINNENIFPTRVGVPFPKNFQQVCKKILSRLFRVFVHVYIHHFDSICSMGAEAHINTCYKHYYYFISEFSLIEHSELEPLRAMTEKICN, from the exons ATGGCGCTCTGTCTCGGACAAGTCTTCAGCAAAGACAAAACGTTTAGGCCTCGGAAGCGCTTTGAGCCTGGCACACAGCGGTTTGAGCTGTACAAGAAGGCCCAGGCCTCTCTGAAGTCAGGCCTGGACCTGAGGAAAGTGGTCCAGCTTCCCGAAGGAGAGAACATCAACGACTGGATCGCCGTGCACGTGGTGGACTTCTTCAACCGGATCAACCTGATCTACGGCACGGTCAGCGAGTTCTGCACCGAGCGCACCTGCCCCATCATGTCGGGGGGCCTGCGCTACGAGTACCGGTGGCAGGATGGAGACGACTACAAGAAGCCCACCAAGCTGCCCGCCTTGAAGTACATGAACCTTCTGATGGACTGGATAGAGACGAACATCAACAACGAGAACATCTTCCCCACGAGAGTAG GTGTTCCTTTCCCTAAGAACTTCCAGCAGGTGTGTAAGAAGATCCTGAGCCGTCTCTTCCGGGTCTTTGTGCACGTCTACATCCACCACTTTGACAGCATCTGCAGCATGGGCGCTGAGGCCCACATCAATACCTGCTACAAACACTACTATTATTTCATCTCTGAGTTCAGCCTCATCGAGCACTCTGAACTGGAGCCCCTG AGAGCAATGACAGAGAAGATCTGTAACTAA